The following coding sequences lie in one Methanothermobacter sp. MT-2 genomic window:
- a CDS encoding phenylalanine--tRNA ligase alpha subunit, protein MDVERIIDELHLYEKKVLKAMGKLKPPISPNDIVRSENMDIKAVMSALGSLESKGLVKVHKSVDKLLKLTETGERYAMEGLPEKQILKSLSKEGSLKISEIMKKSGLDKTEKRVAIGWLLRKKWAEIENNLLKITSEGEKSLGKLGSDEILLQKLKEEGRLKLSSLEGELREAFKLLSQRKGLLDMKKVKKHEIHLTDKGRRILEKGLEIREEATQLTHEDLKSGRWKKLYYRGYDIHAEYPVIFPGKMHPLKRIIEEIRGIFLKMGFTESRGPIVESAFWNFDCLFQPQDHAAREMQDTFYVKNPSETKLPGKSLVDRVRRVHENGGLTGSEGWQYTWDVEIAKKSVLRTHTTCVSARFLLENKPPLKMFSVGRVFRRETITYKHLPEFHQVEGIVAAEDVTFKNLLGILREFYSRLGFKVRFRPAYFPYTFLSTECEIYLPEKETWIELGGAGMFRPEVLEPLEVDTPVAAFGLGIERLAMIRLGIKDIRMLYQSNLGWLRSLPVSCDGRF, encoded by the coding sequence ATGGATGTTGAACGCATAATCGATGAACTTCACTTATATGAAAAGAAAGTCCTAAAGGCTATGGGAAAACTAAAACCTCCCATAAGCCCCAATGATATTGTAAGATCAGAGAACATGGATATAAAAGCTGTTATGAGCGCCCTAGGATCTCTAGAATCCAAGGGGCTTGTGAAAGTCCATAAAAGTGTGGATAAATTATTGAAACTCACAGAAACCGGTGAAAGGTATGCTATGGAAGGCTTGCCAGAAAAACAAATCCTCAAATCACTCTCAAAGGAAGGTTCATTGAAAATATCCGAGATCATGAAAAAAAGTGGCCTAGACAAAACAGAAAAGAGAGTAGCCATAGGCTGGCTCCTTAGGAAAAAATGGGCCGAAATCGAAAACAACCTCCTCAAGATAACATCAGAGGGCGAGAAATCCCTGGGAAAGTTAGGATCTGATGAAATACTACTCCAAAAACTCAAAGAAGAAGGCCGGTTAAAATTATCCTCCTTAGAGGGTGAGCTCAGAGAAGCATTTAAACTTCTAAGCCAAAGAAAGGGACTTTTAGACATGAAAAAGGTTAAGAAACATGAAATCCACCTAACAGATAAGGGTAGGAGGATCCTAGAGAAGGGATTGGAGATACGTGAAGAGGCCACGCAATTAACCCATGAGGATCTTAAAAGTGGAAGATGGAAAAAATTATATTATAGGGGATATGACATCCATGCAGAATATCCAGTCATTTTCCCTGGGAAAATGCATCCCCTAAAACGTATAATTGAAGAAATTAGGGGGATATTCCTTAAAATGGGTTTCACAGAATCTCGGGGTCCTATAGTAGAATCTGCTTTCTGGAATTTTGATTGTCTCTTCCAGCCTCAGGATCATGCTGCAAGGGAAATGCAGGACACTTTCTATGTTAAGAATCCTTCTGAGACTAAACTGCCAGGGAAAAGTTTGGTGGATAGGGTTAGGAGGGTTCATGAAAATGGAGGGTTAACTGGTTCAGAGGGATGGCAATACACTTGGGATGTTGAAATCGCGAAAAAAAGTGTATTAAGAACTCATACAACGTGTGTGTCCGCACGTTTCCTCTTGGAAAATAAGCCACCCCTTAAAATGTTCTCTGTCGGTAGGGTTTTCAGGAGGGAGACGATAACATATAAGCACCTTCCAGAGTTTCATCAAGTGGAGGGTATAGTTGCGGCTGAGGATGTTACATTTAAAAACCTGCTGGGTATACTAAGGGAGTTTTATAGTAGGTTGGGGTTCAAGGTCAGATTCAGACCCGCATATTTCCCTTATACTTTTCTTTCAACTGAATGTGAAATTTATCTTCCTGAGAAGGAGACTTGGATAGAACTTGGGGGTGCTGGTATGTTCAGGCCAGAGGTTCTGGAACCTTTAGAGGTTGATACTCCAGTTGCGGCCTTTGGCCTTGGTATAGAGAGGTTGGCGATGATAAGGTTAGGTATAAAGGATATAAGGATGTTGTATCAGAGCAATCTTGGTTGGCTTAGGAGTCTCCCGGTCTCATGTGATGGGAGGTTTTAG
- a CDS encoding chorismate synthase: MGGNTLGKIFQVTTFGSSHGRAIGAVVDGCPAGLTLDVNDIQRELDKRRPGTSPLTTPRMEQDKVEILSGIFKGKTDGTPIAAIVYNEDVDSSAYETIKYKPRPGHGDYTWRAKFGHYDYRGGGRGSGRITIGHVIGGAIAKKLLETLNIEVIGHVTQIGNIKAESIDPNQIRKYSLDNPIRCADKKAAEKMERLILDTKKRGDSVGGIVEVIVLGAPAGLGEPVFSKLDADIAHALMGIGSVKGVEIGLGFQSAKCNASEINDEYCIRDGEIKTITNNSGGIIGGISSGMPIIARIAVKPTPSISLPQRTVNLKTMKETTIKIKGRHDPCICPRIVPVAEASIAVIIADHLIRAGFIHPCQIK, encoded by the coding sequence ATGGGAGGTAACACATTAGGTAAAATCTTTCAGGTTACAACATTCGGCTCCAGCCATGGCAGAGCCATCGGAGCCGTTGTTGACGGATGTCCAGCTGGCTTAACTTTAGATGTTAATGATATACAAAGGGAGCTTGATAAGCGGCGTCCAGGTACAAGTCCTTTAACGACTCCGCGCATGGAACAAGACAAGGTAGAAATCCTATCAGGGATATTCAAGGGTAAAACTGATGGCACCCCGATAGCAGCCATAGTATACAATGAGGATGTGGACTCATCAGCCTATGAGACCATCAAATATAAGCCGAGACCCGGCCATGGAGATTATACTTGGAGGGCGAAATTCGGACATTACGATTACCGTGGAGGTGGGCGGGGAAGTGGCAGAATCACTATAGGCCATGTCATAGGAGGTGCCATAGCAAAAAAGCTCCTAGAAACCCTCAATATTGAGGTGATAGGACATGTGACGCAGATTGGTAACATTAAAGCAGAAAGTATAGACCCTAACCAGATCAGAAAATACAGTTTAGATAACCCTATAAGATGTGCTGATAAAAAAGCCGCGGAAAAAATGGAAAGACTCATATTAGACACTAAGAAGAGGGGAGATTCTGTTGGGGGTATAGTTGAAGTCATAGTATTAGGGGCTCCGGCAGGCCTTGGAGAACCAGTATTTTCAAAATTAGACGCTGATATCGCCCATGCGCTCATGGGCATAGGTTCTGTGAAGGGTGTTGAAATAGGCCTAGGCTTCCAAAGTGCAAAGTGCAATGCAAGCGAAATAAACGATGAATATTGTATTAGGGATGGTGAGATAAAAACAATCACTAACAATTCTGGTGGTATCATAGGCGGCATATCCAGTGGGATGCCGATAATTGCAAGGATAGCTGTAAAACCCACACCATCAATCTCCCTACCTCAAAGGACAGTTAACCTTAAGACGATGAAAGAAACAACAATAAAAATAAAAGGTAGGCACGATCCATGTATATGTCCAAGGATAGTGCCAGTAGCAGAGGCAAGTATCGCGGTAATAATCGCAGACCACCTAATAAGGGCAGGTTTCATACACCCATGTCAGATAAAGTGA
- a CDS encoding glycerol-3-phosphate dehydrogenase [NAD(P)+] — protein MKISVIGAGSFGTAIAQILAENVDNVYLLARNKKRAEYINRTHENKWYHPGIKLDEKIKVAIIQESDEIIEDSDYIFFAVPSGSLRSIIKSFDSHLKDKKIISCIKGIEYPSLKPMTTVIQEETDSKTVFCISGPNFADELIRGVTSGITIGAPIKYQKNIRGLLESQNIILDYSENIKGVEFCGILKNVYAVGMGILDGRITGENHRYTLLTLCFKEMKQILDEMGYVKLLDKFCGFGDFLLTALTDKSRNRTLGLMLGKKMQLSEKSTITIESLRSIKAIRTLTNNLNLPILELVHKTLETPDNISVHIKNFQENLK, from the coding sequence ATGAAGATTTCGGTAATAGGCGCTGGGAGTTTCGGGACAGCCATCGCCCAAATACTAGCAGAAAATGTTGATAATGTCTATCTTTTAGCAAGAAACAAGAAAAGGGCAGAATACATAAACAGGACACATGAAAATAAATGGTATCATCCAGGGATAAAATTAGATGAAAAAATTAAAGTTGCCATAATCCAAGAATCTGATGAAATCATAGAAGATTCTGATTATATCTTCTTCGCAGTTCCATCCGGTAGCCTGCGCAGCATCATAAAATCCTTTGACAGCCACCTTAAAGACAAAAAGATCATATCATGTATAAAAGGGATTGAATATCCTTCCCTCAAACCAATGACAACCGTAATCCAAGAAGAGACAGACTCCAAGACAGTATTTTGCATTTCCGGTCCAAACTTTGCAGATGAACTTATAAGGGGTGTTACTTCCGGGATCACAATCGGAGCGCCAATAAAATATCAAAAAAATATAAGGGGTCTCCTGGAATCTCAAAATATAATCTTAGACTATTCAGAGAATATCAAAGGAGTTGAATTCTGCGGTATACTTAAAAACGTCTACGCAGTAGGAATGGGGATACTAGACGGGCGAATAACCGGCGAAAACCACAGATACACACTATTAACATTATGCTTCAAAGAAATGAAACAGATACTAGATGAAATGGGATATGTGAAACTTTTAGATAAATTCTGCGGCTTCGGAGATTTCTTGTTAACCGCATTAACTGATAAGAGTCGTAACAGGACATTAGGCTTAATGCTCGGCAAGAAAATGCAACTCAGTGAAAAATCCACCATAACAATAGAAAGTCTAAGATCAATAAAAGCCATAAGAACACTGACAAACAACCTAAACCTTCCAATATTAGAACTCGTCCATAAAACCCTAGAAACCCCAGATAATATAAGTGTCCATATAAAAAATTTCCAGGAAAATCTTAAATGA
- a CDS encoding predicted ATP:dephospho-CoA triphosphoribosyl transferase codes for MKPSFVAKIAQLAAALEVSGYPKPGNVHRTQNFDDMSFEDFIISAIVIGDTMKEAAERGATLKGELDFSPLRIGNLMLKAVKETQKWVSTNTNLGIIMLLTPLASAAAMVTEKDLQGLREMVNKIMLQTTPQDAVDLYDAIAIAQPGGMGKKDQFDVNDEKSKDKILKEKVTLFDVLKLSSSWDLIARELTSSMPITFNIGFPAFKETHQETDMNTAIVQTFITILSNFPDTLIQRQHGKKIAEKVTNEAREVLDKGGMLTEQGLKALKSLDRKLQKKGINPGTTADLTASSIMVGLIDYYGDKIR; via the coding sequence ATGAAACCATCATTCGTCGCGAAAATAGCCCAGCTAGCAGCCGCACTAGAAGTTAGCGGCTACCCAAAACCAGGCAACGTCCACAGAACCCAAAACTTTGATGATATGAGCTTCGAAGACTTCATTATAAGTGCAATTGTAATAGGAGACACCATGAAAGAAGCGGCTGAAAGAGGCGCCACACTAAAAGGCGAGCTAGACTTCTCCCCACTCAGAATAGGGAACCTCATGCTAAAAGCAGTGAAAGAAACACAAAAATGGGTGTCAACAAACACAAACCTAGGTATCATAATGCTACTAACACCATTAGCCTCAGCCGCAGCCATGGTAACAGAAAAAGACCTGCAAGGCCTCAGAGAAATGGTCAACAAGATAATGTTACAGACAACACCACAAGACGCCGTTGACCTATATGATGCTATCGCAATAGCCCAACCGGGTGGAATGGGGAAAAAAGACCAGTTTGATGTTAACGACGAAAAATCCAAGGACAAAATCTTGAAAGAGAAGGTTACATTATTTGATGTTCTCAAACTCTCATCATCATGGGATCTTATAGCAAGGGAACTTACAAGTTCCATGCCCATAACATTTAATATAGGATTCCCAGCATTCAAAGAAACCCACCAAGAAACTGACATGAACACTGCCATAGTACAAACCTTCATCACAATCCTATCAAACTTCCCAGACACACTCATACAAAGACAACATGGCAAAAAAATAGCCGAAAAAGTCACAAATGAAGCCAGAGAAGTATTAGACAAAGGAGGGATGCTAACAGAACAAGGACTAAAAGCCCTCAAAAGTCTTGACAGAAAACTGCAAAAAAAGGGGATAAACCCTGGGACAACCGCAGACTTAACAGCCTCATCCATAATGGTGGGCCTCATAGACTACTATGGAGATAAAATAAGATAA
- a CDS encoding CBS domain containing protein: protein MKVKEAMNPEVITISPDTKPIEAFEKMYKHGIRRLFVVDDKGKPVGVVSYTDLVGVLGSKKPERKLKVEDIMVKDVITISAKDGIEDAANLMLRADVSGLLVIEDEKAVGVITKTDICRLVAAGILVPI from the coding sequence ATGAAGGTTAAAGAGGCCATGAACCCAGAAGTTATCACAATAAGCCCGGATACAAAGCCGATAGAAGCCTTTGAAAAAATGTACAAACATGGTATCAGAAGACTTTTCGTAGTAGATGATAAAGGAAAGCCGGTAGGAGTAGTATCCTACACAGACCTTGTTGGGGTTCTAGGATCCAAGAAACCCGAAAGGAAACTGAAAGTAGAGGATATCATGGTCAAGGATGTTATCACAATATCTGCTAAAGATGGAATAGAAGACGCTGCAAATCTCATGTTAAGGGCTGACGTTTCAGGCTTGCTCGTAATAGAAGATGAAAAAGCGGTTGGTGTTATAACAAAGACTGACATTTGCAGATTAGTAGCAGCAGGCATACTAGTCCCCATATAA
- a CDS encoding endonuclease III, producing the protein MMKIIYEKLFSAYGEQGWWPILDKRCKLSYHPGDYSPPNNRWEIFQVWVGSILAQNTTWKMASRALINLAKARALNPYSIIEMNHSKFSRLIKPAGFLNRKAKYLKEISKFFISLEGVPGRDELLSIKGVGDETADTILLYAYKIPEFIVDSYTRRILKRIKLIKGDENYMEIKKLFEDNLPSDYRIFQEYHALLVEHGKRYYQGKSARDPLLSDFYGSIH; encoded by the coding sequence ATGATGAAGATAATCTATGAGAAACTATTCTCAGCTTATGGAGAGCAAGGCTGGTGGCCCATACTCGATAAGAGATGCAAATTATCATATCATCCAGGTGACTATTCACCACCCAATAATAGATGGGAGATATTCCAAGTTTGGGTGGGTTCTATACTTGCACAGAATACAACATGGAAGATGGCATCAAGGGCCCTTATAAACCTTGCGAAGGCAAGAGCCCTCAACCCTTATAGTATCATTGAAATGAATCATTCAAAGTTTAGTAGACTGATAAAACCCGCAGGTTTCTTAAACCGGAAGGCAAAATACTTAAAAGAGATTTCGAAATTTTTCATATCCCTTGAGGGGGTTCCTGGAAGGGATGAGCTGCTCTCAATCAAGGGTGTGGGTGATGAAACAGCAGACACAATACTATTATATGCATATAAAATTCCAGAATTTATCGTTGACTCCTATACCCGCAGAATCCTAAAAAGAATTAAACTAATAAAAGGTGATGAGAACTATATGGAGATCAAAAAATTATTTGAGGACAATCTACCATCAGATTATAGGATATTCCAAGAATATCATGCCCTACTAGTAGAACATGGTAAAAGATACTATCAGGGCAAATCTGCCAGAGATCCTCTCCTAAGTGATTTTTATGGTAGCATTCACTGA
- a CDS encoding delta-aminolevulinic acid dehydratase, which translates to MKFPNKRMRRLRKNEKIRDMVKETRIAPSNLIYPIFIKEDLKMGSKEPIDTMPGQYRYSKEAAVDELKKLEERGLNAIILFGIPRTKDNIGSSAFDDKGIIQETIKLLKDETNLFIITDVCLCQYTSHGHCGIVQNQEILNDKTLEYLARIAVSHARAGADMIAPSDMMDGRIAAIRKNLDENGFQDIPIMSYAVKYASSFYAPFREAVSSTPSFGDRKTYQMDPANAKEAIIEAKLDLEEGADILMVKPALPYLDIIKSLSEKFNTPIAAYNVSGEYSMLMAAIKKGYLTEDSIYESILSIKRAGADLIISHFTPKLLNGGL; encoded by the coding sequence ATGAAATTCCCAAACAAGAGGATGAGAAGACTCAGGAAAAACGAAAAGATAAGGGATATGGTGAAAGAGACGAGAATAGCCCCCAGTAACCTAATATACCCCATTTTCATAAAAGAAGATCTTAAAATGGGATCGAAGGAGCCTATAGATACAATGCCGGGGCAATACAGGTATTCTAAGGAAGCAGCGGTTGATGAACTTAAAAAACTTGAAGAAAGGGGATTAAATGCCATCATACTCTTCGGAATCCCCAGAACAAAAGACAATATAGGATCATCAGCATTCGATGATAAAGGGATAATACAAGAGACCATAAAACTCCTAAAAGACGAAACCAACCTTTTCATCATAACAGATGTATGCCTCTGCCAATACACAAGCCATGGACACTGCGGAATAGTCCAAAACCAAGAAATATTAAATGACAAAACCCTAGAATACCTTGCAAGGATAGCAGTATCACATGCAAGGGCAGGAGCCGACATGATAGCACCATCAGATATGATGGATGGTAGAATAGCCGCCATAAGAAAAAACTTGGATGAGAACGGCTTCCAGGACATTCCAATAATGTCATATGCGGTTAAATACGCCTCATCCTTCTACGCACCCTTCAGAGAAGCTGTATCCTCCACACCATCATTCGGGGACAGGAAAACCTACCAAATGGACCCTGCCAATGCAAAAGAAGCAATAATAGAAGCAAAACTAGACCTAGAAGAAGGTGCTGACATCCTAATGGTGAAACCAGCCCTACCATACCTCGATATTATAAAATCCCTCAGTGAAAAATTTAATACACCAATAGCAGCTTACAATGTAAGCGGAGAATATTCAATGCTAATGGCAGCCATAAAAAAAGGCTACCTCACAGAAGACTCCATATACGAGTCCATCCTCTCAATTAAAAGGGCGGGGGCAGACCTTATAATATCCCATTTCACGCCAAAACTATTAAATGGGGGTTTGTGA
- a CDS encoding putative CDP-glycerol:poly(Glycerophosphate) glycerophosphotransferase: MNSWIGKGFNSILRFINRLIPKRDDQILFESIPDFSDNPMQLYNHIKSLNRGYRLHWIVDEIREDIDAPQYKRNTLGELWQFLRSKYIVTSHGYHLFLKAKNQVYVNLWHGMPLKAMGYAENNPRILPPNSNDANYYLIATSITMRNALAACFNQDPRRIHVTGQPRNDKIFKGCSKNLIKRPEYKTIILYAPTYRENGSNPILADFDKERFQNFLREHEILFIVKFHPLEEAYALEFFKDMANVILLKDQMLQEHQIDIYDILPCADILVTDYSSIYFDFLLLDRPIIFTVPDLEDYRRRRGFILEPYDFWMPGPKVKSFSEFLEEIEKSLKDPGYYLEERKTINDLVNHYKDDRSSERVYKLVWGRL, translated from the coding sequence TTGAATTCATGGATAGGCAAGGGCTTCAATTCAATTTTAAGATTTATAAACAGGTTAATACCTAAAAGGGACGATCAGATACTCTTTGAGAGCATCCCAGATTTCTCAGATAATCCAATGCAACTCTACAATCATATAAAGTCGCTAAATAGGGGTTACAGGCTCCATTGGATTGTTGATGAAATAAGAGAAGACATTGATGCACCACAATATAAAAGGAACACACTAGGAGAATTATGGCAGTTTCTAAGATCAAAATATATTGTAACATCACATGGTTACCATCTTTTCCTAAAGGCTAAAAATCAAGTCTATGTTAATCTATGGCATGGAATGCCCCTCAAGGCAATGGGATATGCTGAAAACAACCCCAGGATTCTACCACCAAATTCCAACGATGCTAACTATTACCTCATCGCAACCTCCATCACCATGAGAAACGCCCTCGCAGCCTGCTTCAACCAAGATCCCAGAAGAATACATGTCACAGGCCAACCAAGAAATGACAAAATCTTCAAGGGCTGCTCCAAGAATCTCATCAAAAGACCTGAATACAAGACCATAATATTATATGCTCCAACATACCGTGAAAACGGGTCAAACCCCATTTTAGCCGATTTTGATAAGGAAAGATTCCAAAATTTCCTCAGAGAACATGAAATCCTTTTCATTGTGAAATTCCACCCCCTTGAGGAGGCCTATGCCTTGGAATTTTTCAAGGATATGGCGAATGTCATCCTCTTAAAGGATCAGATGCTGCAAGAACATCAAATAGACATCTATGATATTCTCCCTTGTGCAGATATCCTTGTAACAGACTACTCATCCATATATTTTGATTTTCTCCTCTTAGACAGGCCAATTATCTTCACAGTCCCTGACCTTGAAGATTATCGTAGGCGCAGGGGTTTCATCCTGGAACCTTATGATTTTTGGATGCCAGGACCTAAGGTTAAAAGTTTTAGTGAATTCCTAGAGGAAATCGAAAAATCCCTAAAGGATCCAGGATATTACCTAGAAGAGAGAAAAACCATAAATGACCTTGTGAACCACTATAAAGATGACAGATCATCAGAGAGAGTGTATAAACTTGTCTGGGGTCGGCTATGA
- a CDS encoding polysaccharide biosynthesis protein, whose amino-acid sequence MITRILEKLKSEEYKVIAENFFSLSLLQILVYVMPLITLPYLTRVLGVTNYGLVNFAIAFNTYFQVLTDYGFALSAVREISINRDNITKISSIFSSVMIIKGILTIISFIILITVVFSSQKFASNWLLYLFAFGLVIGTTLSPTWFYQGMERMKYITILNVIANLIFLVTIFTFIKKPSDYIYVPLLQSLGPIIAGIISLWIIRTKFNVKFHIPSSKQIIETFKDSTQFFLSRASVSIYTNSNSFFLGLFAGNTAVGYYSAAEKIYVAAQGLYGPLIQVIYPYMAKTKNKIFHRKILKYTLIFNTLLCGLIIIMAPFIVKVLFGVAYMPSAWVLRLFAIALMVAMPSILLGYPYLAVFGQQKYANGSVIVGSLVHLAMLLIVSPFINIYIVATLVIITESIILALRIYGVNKHDLW is encoded by the coding sequence ATGATCACAAGGATACTTGAAAAGCTAAAATCGGAAGAATACAAGGTTATAGCCGAAAATTTCTTCTCACTTTCCCTCCTCCAAATCCTAGTATATGTGATGCCACTCATAACCCTACCATATCTTACAAGGGTTCTTGGAGTCACTAACTATGGCCTTGTGAACTTCGCAATAGCATTTAACACCTATTTTCAGGTTTTAACAGATTATGGTTTCGCACTTTCAGCCGTCAGGGAAATATCAATAAACAGAGACAACATAACTAAAATCTCAAGTATATTCAGTTCCGTGATGATAATAAAAGGTATACTAACCATTATAAGCTTCATTATACTCATCACAGTTGTGTTTTCATCCCAGAAATTCGCCAGCAATTGGCTATTATACCTCTTCGCATTCGGCCTTGTGATAGGCACCACATTATCACCAACATGGTTTTATCAGGGCATGGAACGCATGAAATATATAACAATACTAAATGTCATAGCAAACTTGATATTCCTTGTGACAATCTTCACCTTCATAAAAAAACCATCAGATTATATCTACGTACCCCTACTACAATCACTCGGCCCTATAATAGCAGGTATAATATCATTATGGATTATAAGAACAAAGTTCAATGTAAAATTCCATATACCATCATCTAAACAGATAATAGAAACATTCAAGGATAGCACACAATTTTTCCTTTCAAGGGCCTCTGTATCCATATATACAAATAGCAACTCATTCTTCTTGGGGTTATTCGCTGGTAACACCGCAGTAGGCTACTATTCAGCAGCGGAAAAAATCTATGTAGCGGCTCAAGGCCTCTACGGTCCCCTTATCCAGGTTATATACCCATACATGGCAAAGACAAAGAACAAGATATTCCACAGGAAAATCTTAAAATATACCTTGATATTCAACACCCTACTTTGCGGTTTGATCATCATAATGGCGCCATTCATCGTCAAAGTATTGTTTGGAGTTGCGTACATGCCAAGTGCCTGGGTACTCCGCCTATTTGCAATAGCACTTATGGTCGCCATGCCATCAATATTACTCGGCTATCCCTATCTTGCAGTTTTCGGCCAGCAAAAATATGCTAATGGAAGCGTCATAGTCGGTTCACTAGTACACCTTGCAATGCTACTTATAGTCTCCCCATTCATAAACATATACATAGTAGCAACACTGGTTATAATAACAGAAAGCATAATATTGGCCCTTAGAATTTATGGGGTGAACAAACATGATCTCTGGTAG
- a CDS encoding capsular polysaccharide biosynthesis protein produces MKIGILLPAVDDSGMAKAASQLSFILEGLSHDVHMITVYGHRPVHEYAGSFHVLDVPPANENQNFIERIILFLKRILALKKIKKDLGLDVAISFSEALNIQNILTMGSEKTIITLHTILSKNEKLEDLYGRMLKLLIKIFYNRASLIVSVSEKAARDLITNFNVKSSRIRIIPNPVQIKVIKKLGGEDLGRYSQIFEDPVIITAGRLTYAKGQWYLLRIFKRLKEKSPKLKLVILGDGELKDYLIEFSEKLGLKTCAGGEITDSDVYFLGFRENPYKFFKSSKFFVLPSLREALPLVILEVMALGVPVIASDCGGTREILAPSTDPNYETREAEFAEYGILLPVFNEEVEIDSELTSVEGKWYTTLKELLEDSRLAYYSIKSRERAEDFSEEKIQKMWREVLD; encoded by the coding sequence ATGAAGATTGGTATACTATTGCCTGCAGTGGATGATAGTGGGATGGCGAAGGCCGCATCCCAATTATCATTCATCCTAGAAGGTTTATCTCATGATGTTCATATGATCACTGTGTATGGGCATAGGCCAGTCCATGAATATGCTGGGAGTTTCCATGTGCTTGATGTGCCACCTGCAAATGAGAATCAAAACTTCATAGAACGTATAATATTATTTTTGAAGCGTATACTTGCCTTAAAGAAGATTAAAAAAGATCTTGGTCTTGATGTTGCCATTTCATTTTCTGAGGCGCTTAATATCCAGAATATCCTGACAATGGGTTCTGAGAAGACTATTATAACACTCCATACAATACTTTCAAAAAATGAGAAGCTTGAGGATCTTTATGGTAGAATGCTCAAACTTCTTATAAAAATTTTTTATAATAGAGCCTCCTTAATAGTCTCGGTTTCGGAAAAGGCCGCCAGGGATCTTATAACGAATTTTAATGTTAAATCATCAAGGATACGTATAATACCAAACCCAGTCCAGATAAAGGTGATAAAAAAGCTAGGAGGAGAAGATCTTGGCAGATACTCTCAAATATTCGAGGATCCAGTGATAATAACCGCTGGTAGGCTCACCTATGCCAAGGGTCAATGGTATCTGCTCAGAATATTCAAAAGGTTAAAAGAAAAATCCCCAAAACTTAAACTGGTCATACTCGGTGATGGCGAACTTAAAGATTACCTGATAGAATTTTCCGAAAAATTAGGCCTTAAAACATGTGCTGGAGGCGAAATCACCGATTCAGATGTTTACTTTTTAGGATTCCGGGAAAACCCTTACAAATTCTTCAAATCCTCTAAGTTTTTTGTTTTACCATCATTAAGGGAAGCCCTTCCCCTTGTAATCTTAGAGGTTATGGCCCTGGGCGTGCCTGTAATTGCATCTGATTGTGGTGGGACAAGGGAAATATTAGCACCTTCAACAGATCCTAATTATGAGACCAGGGAAGCGGAATTTGCAGAATATGGGATACTCCTACCAGTATTCAATGAAGAAGTGGAGATAGACAGTGAATTGACAAGTGTGGAGGGAAAGTGGTATACTACACTTAAAGAATTACTAGAAGATTCTAGATTAGCATATTATTCCATCAAGTCCCGTGAAAGAGCTGAGGATTTTAGTGAGGAGAAAATCCAGAAAATGTGGAGGGAAGTCCTAGATTGA